Within the Borrelia parkeri genome, the region CAATAATGTCATCACACCTTTTTCTAAATACTATGACATCCTCAAGACTTGGTCCATATTTTTTGCGAAGACGAGAGAGAGCATATAACCTATTCTCTACTGACTCAATTTCCTTCTCATCATAAGTCTTGTCAAAAAGATACCTACTATAAGCTTGACCAATATCTTCAAGCTCATAGTAAGAACTCTTAAGACGATTTTCAAGTTCAAAATAATTATTGTTCACTCCTGAGAGATACTCAGCATCACAAATTACCTTCCTTATCTCACTTAAAGCAGAAATATTATTATTCAAGCTCAAAACACTCTTTAAGCTTGAAAGAGCATTACATAAAGATTCATGATTTTTAAGCTCATCTAACCTAGTCTTTAAAATTTCTTCTTCACCTATTTTAGGATTAAAAGAATCTATCTCATCAATTATTTTTTCACATTCTTCTTTACTATCTTTATGCAATTTCTCTTTCGAAACAAAATCATCATAATCATTTAAATATTGAATATATTCTTCATAGACTAATCTATATTTTTCCAATTGAGAATTTAAATTAGCATAATTATCCAAAATCTTCAAATTATTTGAAGGATTCCTCAAAATTAAATACTGTTGATTTTGAGAATGTACCTCAATCAACATATTAAAAATTGGCTTTAATATGGTACTAGAAATTGGTTCATTATTAATATAATAATTACTCAAAAGAGTCTCTGAAGATTCAAATATAATTACTCTTTTTATAATAATAAAATCTGATGCTAATATACCTTTAGAAGACAAATAATCTCTAACATCACTATTCACCTTAAACTTGGCAAGTAAAACACATTCCTGTTCTCCACTAATAATTATATTACTTTTAATTTTTCCACCAAATAAATAATAAATCGATGATAATAATAAGCTTTTTCCACTTCCAGACTCACCTGTGAGCGCTACTAAACCAGTACTTAGCTTAATAGAAAGCTCTTTAATTAAAACAAAATTTTTTACAAAAAGTTCAACTAACATACAAAACTTCAAAACAAGCTATATCTATATTATAAAACGCCATACATTATAATAACTTATTTTTAAGTCTCCTAACAAAAGTATCTGTACAAAATGATGCAAAACGTAAACTCTTATTATCAAGTCCCAACTCAAAAATAATATTAACCCCAAATTTACCAATATTAATGCCATCAACGAAAATTGATGCTGAGTTTAACACATGCCCTTTCTGAAATGAAAGAGAAAGCTTACTCCCGCTTGAAAAAATAAAGGAACGATTATAAACAGAATGTGGAGAAATAGGAGTTAAGATAAAAGCCTGAAGATCTGATTCTAAAATAGATCCACCTGCTGAGAAAGAATATCCGGTTGAACCTGTAGGAGTTGCAAATATTATTCCATCACTCCTATATGAGAGAAAATCTTCTGAATTAACCCTAAGATTTACATAAATCAACTTATTAATCACACTAGAACGAATAATTACATCATTTAAAGCATATTTGGTAAACACATTATTTCCATTATCATAAGCACTAATACTAAGTAAATATTTACTATGAATAACTAAAGAATTATCAAAAAACTTATCTATGACTTCTTTAAAATCGATAGGTTTTATGTCTGCTAAAAATCCTACCTTGCCTAAATTTATTGAAATAATTGGAATATCAATATCATTCTTCAAAAGCAAGCTACTAGCTAATAAAACCGTACCATCCCCACCCAAAGTTATTGCAAGAATCAAATTATCCTCAGTTAACACCTCTGAAGATTTATCAATTCCTGCAAATAAGCTTAAAACACCATATTTATGTTCTAAATATTTTTGTATTTCACAAGCAAGAACCTCGGCATCTAAATTTGAATAATTCACGTAAATGAGAACCTTACTCTTCATTATTCTCCTTATATGGAATCCTTGCAAATTCACTCTTGTCAAATATCCGTTCAATATCAATTAAAATTAAATAATCACTCTCAAAATTTTCCTCATTCTCAATTTTAACAACACCAGATATGTATTTTCTATCCAAAGTTTGCAAGGTCGCAGGAGGTTCTTGTACCTTTGATGTATCAAAGCTAATAACCTTGAGAACTTTATCTACAAATATTCCTAAAAGCTTATCTTTGATATTCACTATTAAATAACCTGTTAAAAGTTTATCTTCTTCCGTTACATAAACAGAAGGAATTTTAAATCTAATATTTAAATTTATTAAAGGGATAACACTCCCTCTAAGATTATAAATGCCCGTAATATAATCAGGAACATTGGGTATTGCATATATACTTTCCAAAGGTACTTTAATTACTTCCCTAATGTGATCTATTGCAACCCCATAACTCTCTTTGCCTATCTTAAAACATGCAACTTGCAAATGAGACTTTTTTTCCATAATTTTTTCTTTCATAAACACATCCCAACACCCTTAAATAATTTAAATATTTGTATCTAACTTAATAAAATCTTTAGATAAAAAATAAATCTCAAAGGAATTCTTCCGCACAGCTTTAGGTCTAATTTTTTTGACAATCTTAAAATAACTCTTAAGCTTATAAAAAAGCTGTTCTTCCTCGCCTCCTTGAAAAACCTTAAGTAATAAATTACCACCTTTTACTAAAATTCTAGACGCCAATTCAACTATTCTCATATTCAAATTAAAAGAATTACTTGTATCAACTAATCTATTACCAGTAGTCTTGGGAGCTGCATCACTTATAATTAAACTATAAGGTGCAAAAGTCTCTATCTTTTGACAAATCTCATCGATATATATATTACCTTTGATAAAATAAAAATTATTAGTAAAATTAAGATCTATATCATTAAGGTCAACTGCAACAAGCACCCCATCTTTAAGATTGCCATAAGCATATTGAGAAAAACTGCCAGGAGACGCTCCAATATCCAATATATTGCCAGAAGGAAACAAAGAAAATCTCTTATCAATTTCTATTAATTTATAAACAGATCTAGCAAGATATCCTTCTTTTTTAGCTCTTCGTGAATATTCATCAAAAACATTATACATATCAATGCTCTGCAATACACTCAATCCATTATACTTTTTATTATAATTATTATTATGCAAAATAAATCATTTTTAGATAAGATCGAAAAAAATATTAATAATATATTCTCACAAGACCATTTTCTCAATTTATTTAAAGACAAAGATTTAAAGCTAAAACTTAATATACAAAAAAACACAATAAAGACAATTAAAGCCCCAGCTATTGAAATAATAAATAGAGGGGGAAAGAGAATAAGACCAATGCTAATGATTTTACTAGCATATGCATTAGGATATAATAAAAAAAATACTGAAAATCTATACAAACTAAGCATGCTAATTGAATTACCTCATTCTGGAAGTTTAATTATTGATGACATAGAAGATGGGGCCATTAAAAGAAGGGGTAAACCTGCTATTCACTTAATTTACGGATTAGATAACAGTATTAATACAGCAAATTTAATTTACTTTCTGCCTGCAAAATTAATGCAAACTTCTAAATTAAAAAAAAGTCAAAAACTATTAATTTATGAAAATTTTTTCACAACACTCTCAAATCTTCACCTAGGACAAGGAATTGATATCGCATTACATAATGGAACATATATTCCAAACGTTGACGAATACATATCTTTAGTAGAACTTAAAACAAGTTGCCTTTTTGGCATGGCTGGATTTTTAGCCGGCATACTTACAAACAATGAAAATAAAGCAAAAAATCTTTACAACACATTCCTAAAACTTGGAACCTGTTTCCAAATAATAGACGATATCAAAAATATTAAAGATGGAATTAACGGCAAAGATTTTGGAGATGACTTAATTGAAGGAAAAAAAAGTCTGCCCATAATATACTTTTTAAAAGAAAAACTATTGGATGAGCAAATCATTCAAGAATTAAGCGCAATTAAAAATAAATCTATAAATGAATCAAAAAAAGAAATATTAAAATTTAGCAATATGATTAACTCATCAAATGCTATTCAAAATTCTGCAAATCTTGCAATGTCATACCTTAATAAATTTATAGAAGAATTAAATTCATACGCATTGATTAACAAGTATAAAGATATGATAATGGACATTGTAAAGAAAATCAAAGAGGAAAATTTATGAAAAAATATGCAATAATGCTAGTCTGGATAAATATCATTACTTCTATCTATGCAACAATTCCTACAGAAGATATCAATAAAATAGATGAACTTTATACAAAATCAATGGTACTCAAAGAGCTAAAGGAATATAATCAATCCAAAGCATTATTAATGCAAATTATAAATACAGATCCAAAACAAGTTGATGCATATTTACTGATTGCAGAATTAGAATACTTGATGAATAACTGGTTACAAGCAATCGAACAAACAAAAATTTATCTACAAATAATTGATTTTAAAGATACAAAAAATTATCTTGATATTTCATGGGCATATTTTCTCATAGGAGAATCAAGAAACTCAATGGACTATATAATGCATTTTATTCAAGATAATAAAGAACTACTAAATACTAATATATACATATTAATTGATACTATTTTAAAAAAAGGATTTTATCATTTCATACAAGATGAAGACTTAATATTTAATCTGATAATAAATACTCTTTTCCAAATAGAAACATATGATGACACCATATTTACAATATTTCTAAATAATTTAGATATCATCAAACAAATGCCCTTTTATAAATTTAATAAAATTAAAATCAAAGATTTAGAATTACAAATTCGGGCCTTAAAAAAGCTCAAAAATTCGATAAATGATATTGCTAAAATAGTTTAGTTTTTCTAAAAAGTGAAACAAATATATTAATTAATATAGCCATATAAAAGGGCAACGAAAGGGCAAAATAAGAATTAACATAATCCTGAAAATTAAAAAACTCGTATTCAATAAATATCATCAAAAATGCACTTGGGAAAATGAGCCAAGGATTTGCAAATGCAATATACAGTATACAAATAGCAAGCCACCCATTATTTAACCCCAAATCATAAGAATAAACATTAAAATTGATAGCAAGAAATGAACCTGCAATACTTGACGAGATTACGGATACAAAAATAGCAAAAGATTTAAAGTAATTACTAGTTCGCTCACCTAAGATATTTTCATAATCATTCGAACGAATAAACTCAAAAACTACTCTAACTCTTGAATAATTTAGTATATAAATACTAAAACTTAAAAAAACGAAAAAAAATATAACAAAAAAAATAATAGCAAAATTATTGGAAATATTTAAACTAAATCCTGGAATAAAATTGAAATTAGCTTTCATCAAAACCCTAACTAAAAAATAACACAATATGTTAATTCCTATACCCGTTATAAAAATGTTATAACCATTTATTACAATAAAAGATAAAAAAAAACCAAAGATCAAACTGATAAAAATCATCATAACAACTGAAGCAAATATTCCATAACCCAAATAAATAAAAAAAGATGTTAGGAAAACAGATAAAAAAGAAATTCCTTCAATAGATATATTTAGAAGTCCTACTCTCTCAGCATAAAGAATTCCAAGAGCTAAATATGCAAATACTATAGAATGTAAAAAAATACCAAACATTTATTTTTTACCCGAATTAATTAAAAACAATGAAATAAAAATCGATATAGCTTGATATAAACCAATAAATTCAAATTTAAACGAATAATTTATTTTAAGATAATTATTAAATTCATTCAGCATTGCAAAAAACAAACTAAAACATAATACATACATATAATTAAATCCTGAAACTACAGCAACAACAAATCCATTCCAACCAATCCCGGCGGTTAATCCTAAAAATAAATAATTCTTAAAAAAAATTAAAAATATTGAACCCACAAGACCATTTAAAAAAGCACTGGTAAATACCGTACAAAACTTATACTTAAATTCATTAATACCGAAAAATTTGCTTAACGGCTTTCTATCACTCAATATCTCAAGTTTTAATCCTAAAATAGTTCTTTTATGAATAAATACATAACACCCCCAAACCAAAATACTAAATAAAAGCAAATATGGAAAAACAGTATCAATAGCGAATATCTTATCAATACTTTTTGTCTGATTTAAAAGTCCATTCGAGCCTACAAGCTTTGATATAAAACCATCAACTAATCTCTGATTTCCATAAGACATTAAAAGACCTGTAAGCATCCCATTTACTCCACAAAAAAAGGTCAGTAAAAAAGGAATAATTCCTATAACACCAACTAAAAATGAGCTTAAAATTATTATTAATATAAAATTAAAGTATGTAAGTCCACAAAACTCACAAAATATATATGATAAAAATGCTCCGAAATAAACTTGACCCTCATCGCCAAGAGTCAAACTATTACTTCTAGCACAAGTTGAGATTCCTGTAGCAATTAATAAGAGTAACATAAAGTTCCACAACATCACTTTCATATAAGAAAAACTAAAAAAACCATCAAAAAAATAGCTAATACTCAACACACTCAGTGAAAATATTAACAAAATATATTCTCTTCTAAATGCCCTCATATAAACAAAATTTCCTTTAAAGCCTCTTTGTTGATATGTTCTCTTTTCAATCTCAATACAACCTCACCAGCCTTTATTGCCAAAACATCATCAGATAAAAGCAGTAATTCATCTAAATTAGGAGTAATTAGTAGTACAGGCTTTTCATTAGAAAAATTACGAATAAAATTAGATGTCTCACTATATGCTCTATAGTCTAAATTACTAAGAGGTGAAAAACAAATTAAAAAACTCTTTGTAATATATTTTTCTCTAAAAAGAGCAAGTTTTTTTAAAGTTCCTCCAGAGAATGATAAAGACTTAGAATAAAAAGTCTTTAGTATCTTACTATCACAATATTCCATGTCTCTTTTAAAAAATTTTTTAAGATCATTAATAATAGACTGTTTAATAAAAATTTCATTTTCAAAACTCATTATTTTGGCCAAAAAACTATCCAATATAGTCATATTATCAGAAAATAAATTACCAATTCCTAAAGGTAAAAAACCAGCTTTGAGCTCATAAAAATTAATATATTCATATCTATGCCCATTCATCTTTATACATCCTACAAATGGAATCTCGCCTAAGAATAATTTTTCCCATGTTTTTATTACTGCCTCTTCTGCAATAATTCCTAAAACTCCTCTTTTTTTCAAAGAAAAACTAATATCATACTTCCAAAAATCTTCAAAAAACAAATTAAATTTTATAAAATCCTTATTTGGCCCACCACGCTTAATACTCATAGAAATAAACTTATCAGCAGGAATTTCAAGCTTACTAAGTATTATCTCTTTATTTGTCGTTCTAAAACACTTCCCCTCTTTTAGAATAATAAATTCATCACTAAATTTTATGGCATTGCCAATCTCTCTATGCGTAATAAAAAGAGAAGTAATACCTGCTCTTTTAAGGGCTTGAAGCAATTTAATAAACTCTTTAGCCTCTTTTTGAGAAAAATAAGAAACACTCTCATCAAAAATAATAATCTTTGCATTTTTTTTCAGGGAAGAAATAATAAGCAAAAAATAGATTTCTTTAATATTCAAATCTTGTATTCTAGTCTCTAGATCAAAAGTAATATTATAAAATTGCCTAAGCCATTTATAATATCTATAGGTATGGGATTTATTCATTGGCATAAAAAATTGAGAATCAAACCAATAAATACTAAGATATTCCCAAACTTTTAAGTTCATATCAAGTTTTGGAATCTGGGACACAATATAAATACCATTACTCTTTGCTACATCCACATTCCAGTTTTTTTGCCTAATATTATTTATAAATACATCACCACTATCAAAACGAATAAATCCAGCTATAATTTTTGATAAGGTACTCTTACCTTCTCCATTTCTCCCAATTACAGTCAAGATTTTAGATTCCTCAATTCTTAAATTAACACTATCTAGAATAGGTTTTTCAATATCTGGGAAAGATTTTACTATGTTTTTAAACTCTACCATAAATTATTCTAAATTTATTTTGATCTCAGTATTATTCATCTCTTTTATTTTATCCTCAAGTCTTTTTTTAATCTTTGAATTGGTATTCTCTAAATAAAACTTATTCAACAAATTAAATGAAACCCCCCTTTCTCTAAAGCCAAGGACCTTATAAGTTCCATATTTAAGCTCCCCTTTAAGGGCTTTTCCCAAAACTTTTTCTAAATAAAATCTTTGATTTGTAACGCCTGAACCAATAATATTATCTTTATTATTCAAATAATCTTCACCATCAAAAAGAACAGCAAAAACACCATGCTCACGAACTGATGAGAGAACTCCTTTAATCGCTGTACCTACAATTGGAAGAATTACAGAAACTCCTAAGTCTAAAATTAAAGAGTCAGATAAAACTTTTACTCTATTGCTATCATGCCAATTTCCTAAAGTTCTAAAGAACACTTCTGAATCTAAAATATCTCTAATTCCATTCTTGAAATAAGGAAAAATATAATTATTCATAACAGGATATTCTTGTCCAGCAATCAAGGCAACATTTTTATTATATAAATTAGAACTTTTTAAAAATAAACCCACATAATAACCCAATATGTAAGCTTCTTCTGCAACATTATAAGAGAGTGAATACACTTGTGGATTAGTATTTTTAACTAAAGAATCAAAAATCAAAAACTTAGTATAAGGATAATTTGGGGAAACCCTATCAATAATTCCTTGCATTGCATTATTTGTCGTTATCAAAAAATCATAATTGTTAGAATTTAATAACTTTTCAAGTAATTCTATCCATTCACGCTGATTAAACCCAGCTTCAAACAACCGAATCTCAATATCACTTTTATTTTTTTTAAATTCAATTAAAAAATCATACATTGCTTTATAAGAAGGAGAACCACTAATGATTCCAGGAATAAATAATGCAATTTTTCTATTAGATGAAGATTTAGGTTCTCTAATTCTAAAAAAATTAATATAAACAAATAAAAACAAACAAATTAGTGAAACAAAAACACAAAAAATCCTAAAAAAAAGAGCTTTACTCACAGAAATAAAACACCTTTTTCTCATAAAATAAAATAAAACTTGATACTACGAGAACAAAATGGCATAAAATCAAAAACCTAAAACGCACAATATACCAACTTTTTCAAAAAAGTTTCTTTGTAAAAAGATACCATAAAAGCCTCTATCACGTCCAATTCTATATCCGATTTTTGCTTAAAATTGCTTAAAAAAACCAGCATTGGATCAATATAACAAGAAACTTATTAACAAAAACTCAATGCAAGAAATAGCCTAAATCAAATTAAAACTATTAATCTTGAAGATAGGAATTTTTACCAATACTTCACAATCACAACATTTATCAAAATTAAAACTCTCTAGGTTTTAACAAATAAAATTCATTAATACTTAAATTACTAGGAATATCACCATTTGTACGAATTAAATACATTTTAAAAGAATGAACGGTTTTAAAAAACTTCTTTGTTAAAGACGAGCGATTTTTTTTATAACCTTTCAAATATTTTAAAATAGCCCCATGGATGTTAACTTTATCAAACACATTAGAAGAATGCTTAACGATATCTTCTATAAAGAAAAACACATTGGCCAAATAAATAAAATTATTAAAAAGAATACCTATACGCCCTCTTAAATAATTGACATAATTTATCATGTCAACTCTATTCCCTAAGGTATAATTTTTATCTTCTAAACTCCACTTTGAATATATGGTATTAAATTTAGGATCTCTTACTAAATAATCATATACAAAATCAAATCTAAAACTATCTTCAATATATTTTAAAAATATGTAAGTTAAACGACTATTATTTAGAGAAACAAAATTTTTACGAGACATTTCTTTTAAATTTTCAATTACATTTTGCGATACAGAATCACTGGTTTTATATAAAAAAGAATTATTATCCCAAAGTAAAATACTAGTGCCTCCTGAAATCCAATACTCATCCTTGTTATAATGTTTAAGAACTCCATCAAAAACACTAACAAAATAATTATTAAAGTATTCACAATTTACATAAAATTTTGCAGGAGCATCTGTCATAAAAAAATAATTATTTAAATCTACAGAAAATGAAGAACCTTGCACAACCTCATAAATAACAACCTCTAAACTCCCCTTAAATAAATATATTTTTGCATCCTGCATATCTTTAAGAGAAGAATAACAAATAAGACTATGGGTATTAGAATATAAGGTTAAATCTGATGCAATACCATTTATCCCATATAAACCTATTTTAATTTTAGAATTATCTCCCACTTCAATAAAATCATATTCAAAAATTTCATCTCCCAAATTTAATTTAACAGGAATAGCATTCCTTATAATATTAATCTGTCCTTCCATTTCTTTAATAGACGCTACTTGAGAGAATAATGTCACTTGTAATAATAAAAGTAAAAGGATAATAACATATGATTTCACAATCAAATTTTCCTCTTTTTTCAAACCTTATAAGCTTAATTATATCTTTTTTAAAGAAATTTACTAACTTTAACAAAAATGAAAAATACGTTATACTTTTCAAGAAAGTATAAAAATAATATTTTATACTAAGCCTGTTCTTTTAAAGAACCTAAAACGTAATAAAGCTACAATTTATGTAGTCAATCTTATGTCAAAAGGATGTACTTATTATGAAAAAAAACAAATTACTATTTTTAATGTTATTCGTATTTGCTCTTTCCCTAATTTCATGTGAAACTCCACCAGAAGAAAGAACATGTGGAGATGCTAAAATTTCTAAGAAATACTAAAGGCAAGGGTTAGAGTATTGATACAATAAAAATGGAACTTAATATATACAGTTATACAGTAAAAAAATTGTATAATGTTAAATTGTGTAATAATATACTAATTAGAGGCTTTATGCAAAGATAAAAGAATTAATGTCTAAAAAGCAAAGTTCTTAATTTATGTAGTCAATATCACATAAGAAGGATGTATTTATGATAAAAAAAAGCAAATTATTATTTTTAATGTTATCTGTATTTGCTCTTTTCTTAATTTCATGTAAGACCCCGCCAGAGGATACAAAGAATGCAAACTCCAAAATTTCAACTAAAGAAACTGGGGATATAAAAAGAGACATTGAAGATATAAAAAACGGAGTCCTAAGAGAACGAGGAAATCTTTTTTATTCTAAAGAATTTAATGAGACTGAAAAGATTGAAAAAGAAATGCACGAAAAATTTGCAAAGGGAAAGATTAAAGAAGGTAATGAAATTGCCCTAAAAGTATTAGAAAGGTACAGAAATATCGCAAGAGATACAACGGAAAAAAAAGAACAAATAAACTACTTGAAAGAAAACATTGAAAAATACTTGAATGATGCTGAAGCTAATGAAGCATACATATGGATCCCATTAGAAATCGACGAAGTAAATAACTTATATTTTGAAGCAGCAAGAAAATATAAAATGTATGATATCGAAAGCTCTCTTGGAATGTATAGTAAAACATTTAATAAAGCACAACAAGCTGCTAAAAAGGCAAAAGAAGCAAGAGCTCTTAAAGAAACGGAAGAGAGAATGTATAAACAATTAAAAGCATTGGAAGCTGCTTCTGAACTCCCCGTTTATAGAAACAATAAACTCATTAAACCATCACCATGGAATGGAAGAGCGCTTCTTAAGGATAAAGGTGAACGCATAAATCTTTTAAACCCACAAGACGAAACTTACTTACTTGGACAAATGGATTCATTAGTACTTGCTTATGAAGAAAAAACTGAAGAAGTAAAAACTCCAGACCCAAATAAATTTAAAACACTCCAGCTTATTGAAAAAGCCAGACAATTATGGGAACAAGGACTTGAAGCTAAGAATCTTAACAATCTTAGACTTGCAAATGAATTATTCTTAGATTCTGCAAGATATCTAAAAGCCTATCAAAGTCACTCAAGTAAAGAGTTATATATAATTAAAATCGGAAACACATTGTGGGGTATTTCTAAGAAATTGTACAACGACCCTTATCTATGGCCAAAAATTTGGTTTGCAAATAGACAAAAAATCCAGAATCCAGATTTAATACATGAAAATTGGAAAATAATAATTCCTTCTAAATAAAACAAAAAAAGAAAATAAGCTTATGCTTGTTTTCTTTTTTTATATCTAATAAAATTAATCTAAACAAATTTTTTTACAAAATAAGAGAATCAAAAATGAAAAAACTATTACTAACAAGTATCCTATTCTTTTCCTGCTATACAGTAGCCCACTTAAACAAACAACTTACAAAAGACACTCCGTACAGCATTTACCTACGAGAAGCTCAAAAAGCAACAAATGTTAACGATTATCAATCTGCTTTAAAGATATATGAAAAAATGATTGAAAATTATAAAGAAAATGAAAGCATCGTTGCCATAGGAAAGTATGAAATCGCATTCATATATTATGTGACAAATAAAAATAACACAGCAAAAAAGCTCTTTGAAGAATTAATACAATCTAATGTGCAAATACCTAAATGGATTCTTCCCTTATCTCAAAAGATAATAGAAAAGATAAAAAAACAACAAAAAAATAAATCATAATACACAATCAATACAAACCACTACTTAAGTAATATTCCATAAATTGTAATATCTTTTTCCTTAGCTGATCTAATGACATCCTCATAAACTATAGGTCCTCGAGGATATTCATGGGGAGGTGCATTACCCAATACGATAATAAACCTATTATCTGCTTGCCAATCAAATTGAGTAACAGCAGAATTAATTCCCTCAAATACTGCCTCAGGATAATCTCCCCCACCACCCACACTAATACCTTCAAGAACATTATTTAAATATTCCTTATTATTAAAATCAAAAGATCTTGTTAAAAAATCTTCAAGATAATCCTTATAAAATACAAAACCCACCCTATAAGAT harbors:
- a CDS encoding ATP-binding cassette domain-containing protein yields the protein MVEFKNIVKSFPDIEKPILDSVNLRIEESKILTVIGRNGEGKSTLSKIIAGFIRFDSGDVFINNIRQKNWNVDVAKSNGIYIVSQIPKLDMNLKVWEYLSIYWFDSQFFMPMNKSHTYRYYKWLRQFYNITFDLETRIQDLNIKEIYFLLIISSLKKNAKIIIFDESVSYFSQKEAKEFIKLLQALKRAGITSLFITHREIGNAIKFSDEFIILKEGKCFRTTNKEIILSKLEIPADKFISMSIKRGGPNKDFIKFNLFFEDFWKYDISFSLKKRGVLGIIAEEAVIKTWEKLFLGEIPFVGCIKMNGHRYEYINFYELKAGFLPLGIGNLFSDNMTILDSFLAKIMSFENEIFIKQSIINDLKKFFKRDMEYCDSKILKTFYSKSLSFSGGTLKKLALFREKYITKSFLICFSPLSNLDYRAYSETSNFIRNFSNEKPVLLITPNLDELLLLSDDVLAIKAGEVVLRLKREHINKEALKEILFI
- a CDS encoding LysM peptidoglycan-binding domain-containing protein; protein product: MIKKSKLLFLMLSVFALFLISCKTPPEDTKNANSKISTKETGDIKRDIEDIKNGVLRERGNLFYSKEFNETEKIEKEMHEKFAKGKIKEGNEIALKVLERYRNIARDTTEKKEQINYLKENIEKYLNDAEANEAYIWIPLEIDEVNNLYFEAARKYKMYDIESSLGMYSKTFNKAQQAAKKAKEARALKETEERMYKQLKALEAASELPVYRNNKLIKPSPWNGRALLKDKGERINLLNPQDETYLLGQMDSLVLAYEEKTEEVKTPDPNKFKTLQLIEKARQLWEQGLEAKNLNNLRLANELFLDSARYLKAYQSHSSKELYIIKIGNTLWGISKKLYNDPYLWPKIWFANRQKIQNPDLIHENWKIIIPSK
- a CDS encoding BMP family ABC transporter substrate-binding protein — translated: MSKALFFRIFCVFVSLICLFLFVYINFFRIREPKSSSNRKIALFIPGIISGSPSYKAMYDFLIEFKKNKSDIEIRLFEAGFNQREWIELLEKLLNSNNYDFLITTNNAMQGIIDRVSPNYPYTKFLIFDSLVKNTNPQVYSLSYNVAEEAYILGYYVGLFLKSSNLYNKNVALIAGQEYPVMNNYIFPYFKNGIRDILDSEVFFRTLGNWHDSNRVKVLSDSLILDLGVSVILPIVGTAIKGVLSSVREHGVFAVLFDGEDYLNNKDNIIGSGVTNQRFYLEKVLGKALKGELKYGTYKVLGFRERGVSFNLLNKFYLENTNSKIKKRLEDKIKEMNNTEIKINLE